The Pogoniulus pusillus isolate bPogPus1 chromosome 24, bPogPus1.pri, whole genome shotgun sequence DNA segment CAATGAACCAGCAAACCATTTTCTGAACTGCTTCCTTGCAAGCTGCTGCACCTGATAAAAAGTGAACTTTGTACACTCTGGGAAGTGACTAtctgacatcatagaatcaggcaggttggaagagagctccaacctagcacccagcccaacctagcagccagccctggccagtcaaccagaccatggcactaagtgccccagccaggcttggcttcaacacctccaggcacagccactccaccacctccctgggcagcccattccaatgccaatcactctctctgacaaaaacttcctcctaacatccagcctagacctgccctggcacagcttcagcctgtgtccccttcttctgttgctgggtgcctggcagcagagcccaaccccacctggctacagcctccctgcaggcagctgcagacagcaatgagctctgccctgagccttctctgctgcaggctgcacacctccagctccctcagccttgtctggatccagcctgtagcatttaCATCTTATGTTACTTTCCCTTTGCAGAGTATAGATGCAGtatgatgaccttggaggtgtcttccaacctagttgacactatgattctatgagcattcGACCTAGGCTTCCtatgtgctgtgtgctgtgctgctgtgtgtttgATTTTCACATCAAACAGTCTGGTtgctctttatttttattttatcatCCATTTgcctacaggaaaaaaagaaaaagaatttacCAAGGCAAAAGTGTACACTTAGAACAtcacaggagagagaaagaaccaAAAGtcaacaacagaaaaatacaGACAGAGAGCAGAAGGCATTTATCAGAGGAAGGCAAATGACACTTCTCATCTTCAGCTCATGGGGAGTCTTTTGGTCAGAGTTCATTCTAAACCTACACActcaggagaggaaaaagctttCTGCTTCAGGACTGGTTTGCTTCCTCTGGCGCAGGCAGTTTGTCAAGTGCTCCCATCTctgcagaaagggaagaaggcagAAGGAGCACACAGGTAAGTCTGGATATGTCAGTgtcaacagtgtggccaacagggcaagggaggttcttctacccctgtgctcagcactgctcaggccaccccttgagtgctgtgtccagttctgggctcctgaattgcagagagatgttgaggtgctggaaggtgttgagagaagggcagcaaggctggggaggggcttggagcagagccctgtgaggagaggctgagggagctgggggtgtgcagcctgcagaagaggaggctcagggcagagcccattgctgtctgcagctacctgaagggaggctgtggccaggtgggattgggctctgctgccaggcagccagcaacagaagaaggggacacagcctgaagctgtggcagggcaggtctaggctggatgttgttaggaagttgcaggcagagagagtgattggcattggaatgggctgcccagggaggtggtggagtggccgtggctggaggtgttgaagccaagcctggctggggcacttagtgccatggtctggttggttgggcagggctgggtgctaggttggactggatcatcttggaggtctcttccaacctggttaattctgtgattctctgagtctgtaTTAACCCCAGCAAATAAATAAGAGCAGTCTCAGTAGTGTGCAGTTTTGCCTTTCTCTCAGCTGCAAGAGGCAAATCTGTGAGCTTCTCACATCTGAACTGATAGAAGATTGGGTTTTGCCTTCTGCATGTTGCTAATATCTGCCAGCTGTGACTTCACctcttcagaagcagcagtgccagagtgGTAATGCAATTACAGCAATTGTCTTCTGGTcactggtgctgctggatgctAGCATCTCAGAAGTGTTACTGTCACCCACTCCCAGCTGccatgctgcagcctgctccacatgGTGAGTCTTGACAGCTAGAGAGAGCTGAAAGCCACTTTTAGGGATCACCAAGACACCTCATAGCAGCTTAAATAGTCCCTTTATCTTGAAGAGTGAATGTATGTCTGATCCAGATAACCATTCCCTGAATCTGGATGTCAGGAGTGGGACTTTCCCCTACCCCTCCTCCAAAAGGAGCCTAGGAAAATGAACTTATTTAGTGTAGTAAACCCTGATTTGAGCAGAAATGTCCACAGAAACAGAGTGCTCTGCATCAGAAGGaagctccaaagctcacccagcccaaccccctgcactcagcagggacatcctccactagagcaggctgcccacagccctcttcagcctcacctgcaatatctccaggcatggagcctcaaccacctccctgggcaacctgttgcagcgttgcagcagcctcctgctgcagaacttgttcctcacatccaacctcaatctgctctgctctggtttgcagccattgccctcgtcctgtccctgcaggcctttgggcacagtccctctgccaTTCTAAGGTGTGTTTTCCATCCTCTACTCCTACATTCCTGATTCTGTGCAAAAGTTTATGCTAGGTCTTGAAATAACTGTggtcagtatcacagtatcaccaggattggaagagacctcatagatcatcaagtccatccctTTAGTAGGCAGTATGGCAGCCTAGGAGCACAAGAACCAGTTCAGGGAGAGCTTGTTCTCTGTGGCCTGGAGATTCCTCTTTCCCCTAGGACAGCCAACAATACGTTTTCAGAACCAAAGCAGCTGtgaaggcaggcagaaggagTTGCATCACTTCTGTCACTAGCAAAGGGTTCAGAATCCCAACCAGTTGCTCTTGGCATAAAAAAACTGACtctgtgttcatagaatcattgaatgaaccaggttggcagagagctccaggctcacacagcccagcctagcacccagccctgcccaaccaaccagaccatggcactaagtgccccagccaggcttggcttcaacacctccagccacggccactccaccacctccctgggcagcccattccaatgccaatcactctctctgacaacaactttctaacaacatccagcctagacctgccctggcacagcttgaggctgtgtccccttcttctgctgctggctgcctggcagcagagcccaaccccacctggctacagcctccctgcaggcagctgcaggcagcaatgagctctgccctgagcctcctctgctgcaggctgcactccctcagtctctcctcacagggctgtgctctaggcccctccccagctttgtcgtcctcctgtggacaccttcgagcacctcagcatctctcttgactggaggagcccagaactggacacagcactcaaggcttACTGTCttattggtttgtttgctttcaagAGGCCTGACCAGAGTTAACAGAACTGGCTGATACTAACTGCCAGGTAATCACTTTCCCCAGGTTGTTTTCAACTGCTCTGCAAGCTGGGGCCATGTAATTTGAGCAGTAGCTGGTATGATGCTCACAGTAGAACAATGAAATGGCTTTAGAACCCTGCAGAGTTGGGCACTCGTggacctgcagcctgcaccctccTACATCTGGTGCTCGGACAGCAGCTATGGTTCCTCTCCCCTGCCGCAGCTGCCATCCAAAGCTTTGCAACCTCCAACCTCTAGCAGGTTGGGTTAGCCTTTTACAGTCAAGGCTATTCCAAGCTTCTTAGGGAGTTCCACAGCAGGATGTGAGAAATGAAGATCAGAAAGGGTTGTCACTGACCTTTAAGGTGCAGGTAAGTCAAAAACTCCATCAGTGTGCGCACGACGTTCTCATCGGCCAGCGCCCTGCCAGGAGCCCCTGTCAAACAAGAGCAGTTTCATGTTCCCATGGCAGAATGAGCTGCTGTGCAAGGAGGGTTTAGGACTACCAGGGAGGGAGTTGGGGGAAGCTCTCTGAAATTTCTTTTGCTTTAAATTGTGAATGAACAATTCATTGGGTGGAAGTTCAATGCCACGTGAAGGTAGCTAACTGCAGTGcccagaatcagtcagggttggaagggagcacaaggagcagccagtcccaagccccctgccatgcccagggacaccttaccctagagcaggctgcacacagcctcagccagcctgaccttaaacacttccagccatggggcctcaaccacctccctgggcaacccattccagcctctcaccactctcctgctcaacaacttcctcctcacctccagcctgactcttcccaccttcagctttgctgcattccccccactcctgtcactccctgacagcctcaaaagtccctccccagcttttttggagcccacttcagatcctggcaggccacaagaaggtcacctgggagcctcctctgctccagactgcacagccccaactctttcaggctgtgctcacagcagagctgctgcagcctctcagcatcctcctggccctgctctggacactctccagcatctccacagccctcttgtcccaggggctccagaactggatgcaggactccaggtggggtctcagcagagcacagcagaggggcagaatcccctccctggccctgctggccacacttctgttgctgcagcccaggctctggttgctctctgtgctgcaagtgcacactgctggctcctgctgagcttctcacagaggaacacatccaggcagaccctgaaagactccacaacgtctctgggcagcctgtgccagggctctggggcccttacaggaaagaagttcccccctgtattgagctggaacctcctgtgctgcagcttccatccattgctccttgtcctatcccagggagcagtgagcagagcctgtctcccaactcctccagccctcaggtatttatagacattgattcaatcccctctaagtcttctcttctccagactctcagccccaggtctctcagcctttcctcagcaggcagtgctccagtcccctcatcatcctcattgccctctgctggactctctctagcagatccctgtccctctgaaactggggagcccagaactgaaggcagtattcaagatgagatctcaccagggcagagtagagggggaggagaacctctcttgatctgctggacacactatgcttaatgcaccccatgatcccattggccttcttggccaccagggcacattgctgtgccatggatgttctccaccaagacccccaggtccctctccacagggctgctctccagcagtcacctccctgcctctactggtggagtttatttttcctccccagatgcaggactctgcacttgctggAGGTGATGTGAGAGCTGAGTGGGCAGcctcctgagctctgctgcagaaggttTCATCCTCTGGTCTCAgttctctcccctctgcccactTTGGAGATGGAAGGGAAAGGTAAAGCCAGGGCATTCATCAACATTGCTAAACACTTAGAAGCTATTCATGCAGCGTGATCCACTCAGAGTGATTTTTAGCCCAAAAGCTAAGCCTGGGACTTCACTAAAGCCTGAGAACAGCTCTGGTTTTGCACATGTATATAATCAAATCTCCTCCTGTTTGATCTTGTGaagggaggcctgtggatgctCCTAGCTGGCCCCATTTATCAGGCTCCCTGAGAGCTTATTAGCGCACTTTGGGACgttgagaagctgctgctgtgtttgttaGGAACAAAAGGAGGTCTGCTTTTATCAGCTGGCTGGAGAGTTGCTCTGTATCAGAGGACAAATGGTGGTAATTACCCTGAGACTTCAacttctctgcacacagcccAGACGGCCCTGACAGATctggctggcaggctgctcctaCAGCACTTGATGTTATCCTGGGAGATGTACTTCACCTCAGAAACCAGTCTGAAAGcctggctttgcagcctgggcatcacagaatcaggcagggtagaggagctccaagctcatccagcccaacctagcacccagcccggcccaaccaaccagaccatggcactaagtgccccagccaggcttggctgcaacacctccagccacggccactccaccacctccctgggcagcccattccaatgccaatcactctctctgccagcaacttcctaacaacatccagcctagacctgccctggtacagcttgaggctgtttccccttgttctgttgctggctgcctggcaacagagcccaaccccacctggctacagcctcccttcaggcagctgcagacagcaatgggctctgccctgagcctcctctgcttcgggctgcacacccccagcctctcctcacagggctgtgctccaggcccctcaaagccactgtcccacCCTCTTGGTACAGCTGGGCTGAGGGTGGGCTTATATCCAGGCTGACTGGGAATTCTGGCCTGCAGAACTTCCTTACCTGCTTTGAGAtcctcctcaggctgtgcctCCCGTTTCCCAGTGAAGCCATGCTTCTCGTTCAAAGACCTGTGGTTATCTACTGCATCTAGAGACAGATTAAAGACCAGAGGAGCTCACTGGCATCACACAAAACCTTTGCAATGCTTCTGGTGGGTTTCAAAGAGAACCTCACAGAGGGCACTTCTGATGTACAAAATGACCAAGAAACAATTCCCGTGTCAAGCAAGcagccctccagctgcagccagcagtgagctctgccctgagcctcctctgctgcaggctgcacacccccagctccctcagcctctcctcacagggctctgctccaggcccctccccagccttgctgcccttctctcaacaccttccagcacctcaacatctctcttgaatggaggagcccagaactggacacagcactcaaagtgttgcctgagcagtgctgagcacaggggcacaagaacctcccttgtcctgctgcccacactgctcctgagccagcccaggatgtcattggctctgctgcccacctgggcactgctgcctcctctgcagctcctctctcccagcaccctcagctccctctctgcctgcctgctctcagccactctgtccccagcctgcagtgctgcttggggttgttgcggccaaagtgtagaaccctgcacttggccttgttcagtctcatcccattggcctctgcccacccatccagcctggccaggtctctctgcagggctctcctaccctccaacagatccacagctgctcctagcttggtgtcatctgcaaactcactgctgatggactcaatcccctgctccagatcatcaacaaagacattgaacaggactgtgcccattactgatccctggggcacagcaccagtgccagctgccagctggatgtggcaccattcaccaccactctctgagcccagccctccagccagttcttgacccatatcagagtgaatctgtgcaAGCCATTAGCTGagagcttggccaggagcttgttgtggcagaaggtgtcaaaggctttgctgcagtccaggtagccttcatccacagcctgccccacactcaccaggcagggaacctgatcataaaaggagatcaggttggataggcaagacctgcccttcctaaaccctgATGCTTGGGGAACACCAATATCCTTCTGGATATTTACAGATCCAGGTCGCACATTTCAGAGGAACTAATtagcttgtttggttttttagaTACTCTTAGAGTTATTTGGT contains these protein-coding regions:
- the GAL gene encoding galanin peptides; translation: MQRGTGFLFLSLILCAALSETFGLVFSAKEKRGWTLNSAGYLLGPHAVDNHRSLNEKHGFTGKREAQPEEDLKAGAPGRALADENVVRTLMEFLTYLHLKEMGALDKLPAPEEANQS